The genomic DNA GTGAGTGTTTCGGCGTCCATGAAGACGTACCAGGCCTGAATCCGGGGCAGCCCCCGGCCGGGGTTGGCGGGGGCCACCGAGAGGACCTTCACCCCGACGGAGTCGGCGGTGGCCGACGGCATGATGAGCAGCTGGCCCCGCCCCGCCGCCGGAGTGCTGCGGGGCGGATCCGCCGCGGGGTCCAGGCCGCTCTCGAGCGCGGCACGCAGCAGCCGGCGCGCCTGGTCGGGCGAGACGCGCCGGCGGACCTCCTCGGCGTCCAGCCAGCGGGGTGCGCTGGGCACCGCGGCCGTCAGTGTGCCGACGTGGTGCTGGCCGCCGGGCCGGACGTCGCCGCCGGCTCGGGCATCCCCGAGCTGTGGTGGCTCACGATGAGCCACTGCCCGTTCTCCCAGTGGTAGGTGAAGGTGTAGCGCGCGGGGACGGTCTTGCCGGTGGCGCGATAGGTGAACGTGTAGAGGCCACTGTCCACCGCCATGTTGCAGCCCAGCGTGATGTCGGAGACGTTGATGACCCCGCTCGGCTTGTTCGCGAGGAAGTGCACGAAGTAGTCGCGCTTGGCCGCGGCGGTGGTGCGGACCTGGTTGGAGACCGTCGGCACGAGGATGGAGTCCGGGGCGTAGTTCTCCACCACGCGGTCGGGGTCGCCGCTGGCCGCGTCGTCATTCCAGCGCTGGAACAGCGCGGCGATCTCGCCCTCGGTCACCGGTTGGCAGGTGGCGGTGCTGCCCGCGGTGATGGCGGTGGTGGTGGGGGCCGCGCCGCTCGTGCCGCCGGTGGCGCTGGTGCCGGTCGTGCTCGGCGCCGAGGACGAGGTGGTCCCGCTCGTCGCGGAGGTGGTCGCCGAGGTCGTCGCGGGAGAGGAGGTGCTGGTCCCCGCCGGGGAGATCGTTGGGGCGCTGGTGGAGCAGGCGGTGAGCGCGGCGCCCAGCGGCAGCAGCACGAGGGCGATGACGGGCTTCTTCATGGAGGTCGCTCCTGGGCAGGGCGATTCGACGGAGGCGAATCGGACGGTTCGGCGGGAGGGCACGGGCGGAGGGTGCAGCGGAGCCTATCCAGTTCCCGGCCGGCTACCGGGGGGTCGAGCAGACTGGGGTGGTGCCTCCCCTCGAAATCCCGTGGCCGGCGCAGCCCCCGGCGTACGGTCGCGTGCTCCTTTGCCCCTACGACCCGGCGTACGAGGCCGGTGACCTCGCGATGCTGCGCGACCTGGCCACCGACCCGTACGTCCCG from Austwickia sp. includes the following:
- a CDS encoding SgcJ/EcaC family oxidoreductase; this translates as MKKPVIALVLLPLGAALTACSTSAPTISPAGTSTSSPATTSATTSATSGTTSSSAPSTTGTSATGGTSGAAPTTTAITAGSTATCQPVTEGEIAALFQRWNDDAASGDPDRVVENYAPDSILVPTVSNQVRTTAAAKRDYFVHFLANKPSGVINVSDITLGCNMAVDSGLYTFTYRATGKTVPARYTFTYHWENGQWLIVSHHSSGMPEPAATSGPAASTTSAH